The Streptomyces sp. NBC_01775 genome includes a region encoding these proteins:
- a CDS encoding TetR/AcrR family transcriptional regulator produces MSPIGRPRIFDMEAVLEAAMLLFWEQGYEATSLAQLRETTGLSSASLYGAFGSKEGLFEKAVEHYIAGPGSVTDVVADEAESPREAIARLLHGSINMQTDPSHPRGCLVALSGTVRAPGAGEAGARKVVAARRAADRARIRACVVRGITSSGELAEDTDVDGLTSMIHGFLLGISTQVCDGTSARHLHAAADAVLANWDTQGR; encoded by the coding sequence GTGTCCCCCATCGGCCGTCCCCGCATCTTCGACATGGAGGCCGTCCTGGAGGCCGCGATGCTGCTGTTCTGGGAACAGGGCTACGAAGCGACATCGCTGGCCCAGCTCCGCGAGACCACAGGACTGTCCTCCGCGAGCCTCTACGGCGCCTTCGGCTCGAAGGAGGGACTGTTCGAGAAGGCCGTTGAGCACTACATCGCCGGACCGGGCAGCGTCACCGATGTCGTGGCCGACGAGGCGGAAAGTCCCCGCGAGGCCATCGCCCGGCTCCTCCACGGGTCGATCAACATGCAGACCGACCCATCCCACCCTCGCGGATGCCTCGTCGCCCTCTCGGGGACGGTCCGGGCACCGGGAGCAGGCGAGGCCGGAGCGCGAAAGGTCGTAGCGGCGCGCCGCGCAGCGGACCGAGCACGCATCAGGGCGTGCGTCGTACGCGGCATCACCTCATCAGGAGAACTCGCCGAAGACACCGACGTGGACGGCCTCACGTCAATGATCCACGGCTTCTTGCTCGGTATTTCGACACAGGTATGTGACGGCACATCAGCACGGCACCTGCACGCCGCGGCCGACGCCGTGCTCGCGAACTGGGACACACAGGGACGCTGA
- a CDS encoding MFS transporter, with translation MTTTCPTPVRERAHESFPVPALVVMACTGFIVIMTETLPAGLLPQLAAGLDVSEGGAGQLVSAYAIGTVLAAIPAIALTRGARRKPLLLAGLLGFLVANVVTAVSPSFTVALVARFVGGAFSGLLWGMLAGYARRIAAPEHAGRALAIAMTGTPVALGVGTPLGAWLGSTVGWRWSFAAMALLSVIVMVFAKFLVPDAPGQSARTRAPLSRVLGIPGVATILTVVFVWMLAHNLLYTYIASYLHQMRLALRPDVTLLVFGLAALGGIWITGVFIDRALRRLTLASVILFIVAGGVLAAAQQSTVLVLLATVLWGLAFGGSATQLQTALGEAAGENADAANAMLTTSFNLAIFAGGALGAVVVDGVGAPVLPAGMIALTLLALVTVGFGRRAAFPAGR, from the coding sequence ATGACCACAACGTGCCCCACGCCGGTCCGCGAGCGAGCGCACGAGTCGTTCCCCGTTCCGGCGCTGGTGGTGATGGCGTGCACCGGATTCATCGTGATCATGACCGAGACGCTGCCGGCGGGGCTGCTCCCGCAGCTCGCTGCCGGACTCGACGTCTCCGAAGGCGGCGCCGGCCAGCTCGTGAGCGCCTACGCGATCGGAACGGTCCTCGCGGCGATACCCGCGATCGCGCTGACGCGCGGGGCACGGCGGAAGCCGCTCCTCCTTGCCGGCCTGCTCGGGTTCCTCGTCGCGAACGTCGTCACCGCGGTATCGCCGTCGTTCACCGTCGCTCTTGTCGCCCGGTTCGTCGGGGGAGCCTTCTCCGGGCTGCTGTGGGGCATGCTCGCCGGATACGCCCGGCGTATCGCCGCACCTGAGCACGCCGGGCGTGCCCTTGCCATCGCCATGACCGGAACCCCGGTCGCGCTCGGCGTCGGAACACCCCTTGGCGCCTGGCTGGGCTCGACGGTCGGGTGGCGCTGGTCCTTCGCCGCGATGGCACTGCTCAGCGTCATCGTCATGGTCTTCGCGAAGTTCCTCGTGCCCGACGCCCCGGGGCAGTCGGCGCGGACACGCGCTCCGCTCAGCCGAGTGCTGGGCATTCCCGGCGTGGCGACCATCCTCACCGTCGTATTCGTCTGGATGCTCGCGCACAACCTGCTCTACACCTACATCGCTTCCTATCTGCACCAGATGCGTCTCGCCCTCCGGCCCGACGTCACACTTCTCGTCTTCGGCCTCGCTGCGCTCGGAGGTATCTGGATCACCGGCGTGTTCATCGACCGCGCACTTCGCAGGCTCACCCTGGCGAGTGTGATCCTGTTCATCGTCGCCGGAGGGGTTCTTGCCGCCGCGCAACAGTCCACTGTGCTCGTGCTGCTCGCGACCGTCCTGTGGGGCCTCGCGTTCGGCGGCTCGGCGACGCAGTTGCAGACGGCCTTGGGGGAGGCCGCGGGCGAGAACGCCGATGCGGCGAACGCGATGCTGACGACCTCCTTCAACTTGGCGATCTTTGCGGGCGGTGCATTGGGGGCTGTGGTCGTCGATGGCGTGGGCGCACCGGTTCTTCCAGCCGGGATGATCGCTCTCACACTCCTGGCGCTCGTCACGGTCGGCTTCGGCCGGCGCGCAGCATTCCCCGCAGGGCGTTGA
- a CDS encoding tautomerase family protein, whose amino-acid sequence MPFANFKVPAGTLDETQKEKIVTRATELYVEIYGERARANTMVLVEEVTDGGWGIGGNVLTLAMLQQPPEG is encoded by the coding sequence ATGCCGTTCGCGAATTTCAAGGTCCCCGCCGGAACCCTCGACGAGACGCAGAAGGAGAAGATCGTCACCCGCGCCACCGAGCTGTACGTCGAGATCTACGGCGAACGGGCCCGCGCCAACACCATGGTCCTGGTCGAGGAGGTCACCGACGGCGGCTGGGGAATCGGCGGCAACGTTCTGACCCTCGCCATGCTCCAGCAGCCGCCCGAGGGCTGA
- a CDS encoding ribosomal protein L7/L12 → MEILIGCVVVGLLVFVAVHGIEARIVRTDRRLARVERKVDLILEHLGVQEHDPWLAEVAELARSGQKIQAIKRYRELTGEGLKEAKNVVDRMV, encoded by the coding sequence ATGGAGATACTCATCGGCTGCGTCGTCGTGGGCCTGCTGGTCTTCGTCGCCGTGCACGGCATCGAGGCCCGGATCGTCCGCACCGACCGGCGCTTGGCGCGCGTCGAGCGCAAGGTGGACCTGATCCTCGAACACCTAGGGGTCCAGGAACACGATCCGTGGCTCGCCGAGGTGGCCGAACTCGCGCGTTCCGGCCAGAAGATCCAGGCGATCAAGCGGTACCGGGAGCTGACCGGCGAGGGCCTGAAAGAGGCCAAGAACGTCGTCGACCGCATGGTCTAG
- a CDS encoding helix-turn-helix transcriptional regulator — MGGVHHAELAAYLKSRRDRIRPSDVGLPTGPRRRVPGLRREEVAQLAGLSADYYTELERGRGAQPSTQVLVSLARALRLNGDGRDHLFHLADRPIPPAAHGPAAHVQPGLLHLLDQLTTTPAQIITDLHEILVQNPLAATLVGRPPALRGPEASFVHRWFTDPDARIVYPVEDHPHHSRVFVADLQAVAARRGHDTEVTRMVAGLRARSPEFAALWDTHDVALRRTDHKRIVHPVLGLIELDCHNLFSEDGCQRLLWFTAPPGTEGADQLELLSVIGTQDMSDAREMPDARDMPDADELGRQQA, encoded by the coding sequence ATGGGGGGCGTGCATCACGCTGAGCTCGCCGCATACCTGAAGTCCCGGCGCGACCGGATTCGCCCGTCCGACGTCGGTCTGCCCACCGGCCCCCGCCGCCGGGTCCCCGGGCTGCGGCGCGAGGAGGTCGCCCAGCTGGCGGGCCTGTCCGCGGACTACTACACAGAGCTCGAACGCGGACGCGGCGCCCAGCCCTCGACCCAGGTGCTGGTCTCCCTCGCCCGCGCGCTGCGGCTGAACGGCGACGGACGCGACCACCTGTTCCACCTCGCCGACCGGCCGATCCCCCCGGCCGCGCACGGCCCGGCCGCGCACGTACAGCCCGGTTTGCTGCACCTCCTGGACCAGCTCACCACCACCCCCGCGCAGATCATCACCGACCTGCACGAAATCCTCGTCCAGAACCCGCTGGCCGCCACGCTCGTCGGCCGGCCCCCCGCGCTGCGCGGCCCCGAGGCGAGCTTCGTCCACCGCTGGTTCACCGACCCCGACGCCCGGATCGTCTACCCGGTCGAGGACCACCCCCACCACTCCCGGGTCTTCGTCGCCGACCTCCAGGCCGTCGCCGCCCGGCGCGGCCACGACACCGAGGTGACCCGGATGGTTGCCGGGCTGCGCGCACGCAGCCCGGAGTTCGCCGCCCTCTGGGACACCCACGACGTCGCCCTCCGGCGGACGGACCACAAACGCATCGTCCACCCCGTCCTGGGCCTCATCGAGCTGGACTGCCACAACCTGTTCAGCGAGGACGGCTGCCAACGCCTCCTGTGGTTCACCGCCCCGCCCGGCACCGAGGGCGCCGACCAGCTGGAGTTGCTCTCCGTCATCGGCACTCAGGACATGTCCGATGCTCGGGAGATGCCCGACGCTCGGGACATGCCCGACGCGGACGAACTGGGACGGCAACAGGCCTGA
- a CDS encoding SDR family oxidoreductase, with amino-acid sequence MSSPESATSSQENASSPENATSSQENASSPENATSSPESATSHAASGHGAGRPRVAIVTGGSRGIGRETVGRLAADGFAVVVGYAGGRDPAEAAARQVTAAGGRAVAVQADVADEDQVAAMFATAESEFGGVDVVVHAAGRMYLSTVAELDLAELDALHRTNIRGTFVVARQAARTIRDGGAVVTLSTSVVGLAFPTYGAYSASKGAVEALTMILAREMRGRDVTVNAVAPGPTATDLFFEGKDEEAIARLAAQPPLERLGTPADIAEAIAFLASPAGHWVNGQVLRANGGII; translated from the coding sequence ATGTCCTCCCCAGAGAGCGCGACGTCTTCCCAAGAGAACGCGTCCTCCCCAGAGAACGCGACGTCTTCCCAAGAGAACGCGTCCTCCCCAGAGAACGCGACGTCCTCCCCAGAGAGCGCGACGAGTCACGCCGCGTCCGGTCACGGCGCCGGCCGGCCCCGCGTCGCCATCGTCACCGGTGGCTCGCGTGGCATCGGCCGCGAGACGGTGGGCCGGCTGGCGGCCGACGGATTCGCTGTCGTCGTCGGTTACGCGGGCGGCCGTGACCCGGCCGAGGCCGCCGCCCGGCAGGTCACCGCCGCTGGTGGCCGGGCGGTCGCGGTCCAGGCGGACGTCGCCGACGAAGACCAGGTGGCCGCCATGTTCGCCACCGCCGAGTCCGAGTTCGGGGGCGTGGACGTCGTCGTGCACGCGGCCGGCCGTATGTACCTTTCCACTGTCGCGGAGCTGGACCTGGCGGAACTGGACGCCCTCCACCGCACCAACATCCGTGGCACCTTCGTGGTCGCCCGGCAGGCGGCCCGGACGATCCGCGACGGCGGCGCCGTCGTCACCCTCTCCACGTCCGTGGTGGGGCTGGCCTTCCCCACTTACGGCGCCTACAGCGCGAGCAAGGGCGCGGTCGAGGCCCTCACGATGATCCTCGCCCGCGAAATGCGCGGCCGGGACGTCACGGTCAACGCCGTCGCGCCCGGCCCCACCGCCACCGACCTGTTCTTCGAGGGCAAGGACGAGGAAGCCATCGCCCGGCTGGCCGCGCAACCCCCGCTGGAACGCCTGGGCACCCCCGCGGACATCGCCGAGGCGATCGCCTTCCTCGCCTCACCGGCCGGCCACTGGGTCAACGGCCAGGTCCTCCGTGCCAACGGCGGCATCATCTGA